From Oenococcus sicerae, the proteins below share one genomic window:
- a CDS encoding APC family permease — translation MIENEKQLRRNFGFFTTLSLVIGTVIGSGIFFKQGRVLQEAGSTKAALLAWFVGGVLTLASAMSVAELGSEMPQTGGIYIYIGKIFGQFWGFLAGWMQISFYGPALIASVSFFFSTLFISFFNLPSTMAIFGFSIRTVILVAAVSCLLIALMNMLDNRVSRTFALTTTSLKLIPILALIIFGLFFGHAGATANSVNLLSEQVGKGNFGVAVLSTLFAYDGWVIISNLGGEIKNPQKTLPRAVTLGITIVLIAYMGVSFGVFSSLPAEKIVSLGDQAPFRIMKQAFGPLGGRLMDIGVMISVIGTLNSKILSFPRVVFEMADQQQLPFSNLFHKLGKKSKTPNYATAFEIVVAILLLNAFSSSQDLSDWLVFVSFLFYLLTFIAVFILRHQLNRKPHFAAPLHPLFPLLAIIGTIFIEVSTIVNAFSDPTGQQLFGIIISLLIVAIGIPLYYLQKFYKL, via the coding sequence ATGATTGAAAATGAGAAACAGCTCAGACGGAATTTTGGATTTTTCACGACCTTATCGTTGGTAATCGGAACTGTGATCGGTTCCGGCATTTTTTTTAAGCAAGGACGCGTTTTACAAGAAGCCGGATCCACAAAAGCTGCTTTATTGGCCTGGTTCGTTGGCGGTGTGCTCACACTTGCTTCGGCGATGTCAGTGGCTGAATTAGGTTCGGAAATGCCGCAGACAGGTGGTATCTACATATATATTGGCAAAATATTCGGCCAGTTCTGGGGATTTTTAGCCGGTTGGATGCAAATTTCTTTTTACGGACCTGCCTTGATCGCCTCTGTTTCTTTTTTCTTTTCAACTTTGTTTATTTCATTTTTTAATTTACCAAGTACGATGGCTATATTTGGTTTTTCAATCAGAACTGTTATTTTAGTTGCGGCTGTTTCCTGCCTTTTGATCGCATTGATGAATATGCTTGATAATCGTGTCAGCCGAACTTTTGCATTGACGACCACAAGCCTGAAACTTATTCCGATCCTAGCTTTGATTATTTTTGGTCTTTTTTTTGGACACGCTGGCGCAACAGCCAATTCGGTCAATCTGTTATCTGAGCAAGTAGGAAAAGGTAATTTTGGCGTTGCAGTCCTGTCTACACTGTTTGCCTATGACGGCTGGGTTATTATTTCGAATCTTGGTGGCGAAATCAAAAATCCGCAAAAAACGCTGCCGCGTGCAGTAACGCTGGGAATTACGATTGTTTTGATCGCTTATATGGGTGTCTCATTTGGTGTTTTTAGTTCATTACCGGCTGAAAAAATTGTCTCATTAGGTGACCAAGCACCTTTCCGCATTATGAAACAAGCCTTTGGTCCACTGGGTGGCCGATTGATGGATATCGGTGTGATGATTTCTGTTATCGGGACCTTGAATTCAAAAATATTGAGTTTTCCGCGTGTTGTGTTTGAAATGGCTGATCAACAGCAGCTGCCTTTTTCTAATCTGTTTCACAAGCTTGGTAAAAAATCGAAAACACCCAATTATGCAACGGCCTTTGAAATAGTAGTTGCCATTCTCCTCTTGAACGCTTTTTCTTCTTCTCAGGATCTTTCCGACTGGCTCGTTTTTGTTAGTTTCTTATTTTATCTGTTGACTTTCATCGCTGTCTTTATTTTGCGTCATCAGCTAAATAGAAAACCGCATTTTGCCGCACCTTTGCACCCGCTTTTCCCGCTGTTGGCGATCATTGGGACTATATTTATTGAAGTATCAACGATCGTAAATGCCTTTAGCGATCCGACTGGTCAACAGTTATTTGGTATTATTATTTCTCTGCTGATCGTGGCAATTGGTATTCCGCTGTATTATTTACAAAAATTTTATAAACTATGA
- the trxA gene encoding thioredoxin, giving the protein MAISVLDSDSFETATQSGVTVTDFWATWCTPCKIQTPILEKVSNELTDVKFGKIDVDENQETANGLGVKAIPTLIIKKNGEVVDRIVGVHNQKQLTDIISQYTK; this is encoded by the coding sequence ATGGCAATTTCAGTATTAGATTCTGATTCATTTGAAACAGCTACCCAATCCGGTGTGACTGTAACTGATTTTTGGGCGACTTGGTGCACGCCTTGTAAAATTCAAACACCAATTCTAGAAAAAGTTTCCAATGAGTTGACCGACGTTAAATTTGGAAAGATCGATGTTGACGAAAATCAAGAAACAGCAAATGGCTTAGGTGTCAAAGCTATCCCAACTTTGATCATTAAAAAAAATGGTGAGGTCGTCGATCGTATCGTTGGCGTACACAATCAAAAGCAATTGACCGACATTATTAGTCAATATACAAAATAA
- the alsS gene encoding acetolactate synthase AlsS, whose product MTEKKRFGADLVLESLINHDVNYIFGIPGAKIDRLFEAIEYTAGAPKLVITKHEQNAAFMAQAVGRLTGKPGVMLVTSGPGASNLATGILTAQTENDPVVAIAGQVQRQDLYRRTHQSTPSVLLFNGITKFTTEVQDAENLSEVIANAFDIASKAPQGAAFISLPQDVDDSPVRSHALAKVTEVLTGPADLDEIKSLAEKINHAKLPVILVGQRGSDENSVASLHKLLHTTKLPVVETFQGAGVIDRSLVEQSFFGRVGLFANQTGDQLLRASDLVIALGYDAVEYEPRVWNKDNQLQIMTIDSTGAQIDAHYNPTLQLVGNISATLDLLGQELKDYRLPLEANTRLDQFRKQLASEPGGPKFTAAAGLSHPLDVIHAIQKQVTDNMTVTLDVGSVYIWMSRFFRSYRPRHFLISDGMQTLGVALPWAIAAGLVRPEEKIVSVSGDGGFMFSSAELETAVRLKSNLVHLIFNDRGHYDMVKFQEEMKYGRSAGVDFGEIDFVKFAESFGVKAFRVDDPEKIDAVLAKAFNWNQGPVLVDIPVDYSHNTELYADLIKGATD is encoded by the coding sequence ATGACAGAAAAAAAACGCTTTGGGGCTGATTTAGTCCTTGAGTCTCTGATAAATCATGATGTTAACTATATTTTTGGTATTCCCGGTGCCAAAATCGACCGCCTTTTTGAAGCAATCGAATATACAGCTGGTGCGCCTAAGTTAGTCATTACGAAGCACGAACAAAATGCTGCCTTCATGGCGCAAGCTGTTGGCCGTTTAACAGGAAAACCCGGTGTTATGCTCGTTACCTCAGGACCTGGTGCCTCTAATTTAGCAACAGGTATTTTGACTGCACAGACAGAAAATGATCCAGTTGTTGCGATTGCCGGCCAAGTTCAGCGACAAGATCTATATCGCCGAACACACCAATCCACGCCATCGGTATTACTTTTTAACGGCATTACAAAATTTACAACCGAGGTACAAGATGCTGAAAACTTGTCTGAAGTGATCGCGAATGCTTTTGACATTGCCAGCAAAGCACCACAAGGTGCGGCGTTTATCAGTCTACCGCAAGATGTTGATGACAGTCCCGTTCGCAGCCATGCACTAGCTAAGGTTACGGAAGTTTTGACCGGGCCTGCCGATCTGGATGAAATCAAATCCTTAGCTGAAAAAATCAATCATGCCAAGCTGCCAGTCATTTTAGTCGGGCAGCGCGGTTCTGATGAAAATAGTGTTGCTAGTCTGCACAAACTGTTGCATACGACTAAACTGCCAGTCGTTGAAACATTCCAGGGTGCCGGCGTGATTGATCGTTCCTTGGTCGAACAATCATTCTTCGGTCGAGTCGGTTTGTTTGCCAATCAAACTGGCGACCAATTATTAAGAGCTTCAGATCTTGTTATTGCATTGGGCTATGATGCCGTTGAATACGAGCCGCGTGTCTGGAATAAAGACAATCAGCTTCAGATCATGACGATCGATTCGACAGGTGCTCAGATCGATGCCCACTATAATCCGACTTTACAATTAGTTGGCAATATCTCAGCGACGCTCGATTTGCTCGGACAGGAATTAAAGGATTATCGACTTCCTTTGGAAGCCAATACTCGTCTTGACCAATTCAGAAAGCAGCTAGCCAGCGAACCCGGCGGACCGAAATTCACAGCGGCTGCCGGTCTGTCCCATCCATTAGATGTGATCCACGCTATTCAAAAACAAGTGACTGATAATATGACTGTCACTTTAGATGTTGGCTCTGTCTACATTTGGATGAGCCGGTTCTTTCGTTCATACCGACCGCGCCACTTCTTGATTTCCGATGGTATGCAGACGCTGGGCGTTGCGCTGCCTTGGGCAATTGCAGCTGGCTTAGTTCGACCAGAAGAAAAAATCGTCAGTGTATCTGGAGATGGTGGTTTTATGTTTTCCAGTGCTGAATTAGAAACGGCGGTCCGCCTAAAGTCCAACTTGGTCCATTTAATTTTTAATGATCGCGGCCATTACGATATGGTGAAATTTCAAGAAGAAATGAAATACGGTCGATCAGCTGGCGTTGATTTCGGCGAAATTGACTTTGTTAAATTTGCTGAATCATTTGGTGTCAAAGCTTTCAGGGTCGATGATCCGGAAAAAATTGATGCTGTTTTGGCCAAGGCCTTTAATTGGAATCAAGGACCCGTCTTGGTCGATATACCAGTCGACTATTCGCATAACACAGAACTTTATGCAGATTTGATCAAAGGAGCGACCGATTAA
- the budA gene encoding acetolactate decarboxylase produces the protein MAEDIRKLYQHGILAQIMDGQYDGTMRLKELLNHGNFGIGTTTGIGVELIILDGFAYGIPGSGKVRSLNAQTEEVPFATINYFDNELPSERLKQTNAADFEKLVSEKYELQNVFAAIKVHGEFTNVLARSADQQQKPYPPFSQVAAAQHEFQADHLKATIVGYYSPSVYEGAAAAGFHLHILSDDHHFGGHLLDFTIDKADLQVQIFDNFELNLPTKNKIFRSRKLDLSTLKAAIRKTE, from the coding sequence ATGGCTGAGGACATTAGAAAACTTTATCAGCATGGTATTCTAGCGCAGATCATGGACGGCCAATATGACGGCACCATGAGGCTCAAAGAACTCTTGAACCATGGCAACTTCGGTATTGGTACCACCACAGGTATCGGCGTCGAGCTGATCATACTTGACGGCTTTGCTTATGGAATTCCGGGCAGCGGCAAAGTACGCAGCTTAAACGCTCAGACTGAAGAAGTGCCCTTTGCAACAATTAATTATTTCGATAACGAGCTGCCTAGCGAACGTCTCAAACAGACAAATGCCGCAGACTTCGAAAAGCTGGTTAGTGAAAAATATGAACTGCAAAACGTTTTTGCTGCCATTAAAGTTCATGGTGAATTCACAAATGTTTTGGCTCGTTCAGCCGATCAGCAGCAAAAACCCTATCCACCTTTTTCACAGGTAGCAGCTGCGCAACATGAGTTTCAGGCCGATCATTTGAAAGCCACGATCGTTGGCTACTATTCGCCATCAGTTTACGAAGGAGCGGCTGCGGCTGGATTTCATCTGCATATTTTATCTGATGATCATCATTTTGGCGGTCATTTATTAGATTTCACGATCGATAAAGCTGACCTTCAGGTACAGATCTTTGATAACTTCGAATTGAATCTGCCGACGAAAAATAAAATTTTCCGCAGCCGGAAACTTGACTTGTCTACCTTAAAAGCTGCTATTAGAAAAACAGAATAG
- a CDS encoding ASCH domain-containing protein — protein MQEKIIEQFWQRAKKAAEIVSDAGYQSCFAFGDDDILADELGQLVASGVKTATASGYESYAIQHEPLPATGGFDIVLGSQRPLAVISNELVSVVKFADVDAQQAYLEGEGDRSLAYWRQVHEAFFKEDFKADGLTFSYDSDIVLERFRLVYAEGHR, from the coding sequence ATGCAAGAGAAAATAATTGAACAATTTTGGCAAAGAGCGAAAAAGGCAGCTGAGATTGTTTCAGATGCTGGCTACCAAAGCTGTTTTGCTTTTGGTGATGATGATATATTGGCTGACGAACTAGGCCAATTAGTTGCCAGTGGGGTTAAAACAGCAACTGCTAGTGGCTATGAATCTTATGCCATTCAACATGAACCCTTGCCAGCGACTGGCGGTTTTGATATTGTGCTCGGTAGTCAGCGACCGCTAGCGGTCATTTCCAATGAGTTGGTTTCAGTGGTTAAGTTTGCTGATGTTGATGCTCAACAGGCTTATTTGGAAGGCGAGGGTGATCGCAGTTTGGCCTATTGGCGTCAAGTTCACGAAGCATTTTTCAAAGAAGATTTTAAAGCCGATGGTTTAACCTTTAGCTATGACTCTGATATTGTGTTAGAACGTTTTCGCCTAGTCTATGCCGAGGGACATAGATAA
- a CDS encoding ABC transporter ATP-binding protein yields the protein MCHVELKNLSFAYSDQFVIKNLSMNLSGGHAYRINGKNGIGKTTLLKIINRDLPLHNGSMDSTISREEHIYLSDQNILDPVLSAYEHLDFLKSVGYVGAGADAEFEKMAKEMAVDQYLQQTSKNLSLGTKRKITFLLLYLQAPKFLILDEFFSGIDDSGMHIISKYLKLFVSSGHLLVFVAHTDPKGFSLDYENIDLGERNRI from the coding sequence ATGTGTCATGTTGAATTAAAAAATTTGTCGTTTGCTTATTCTGATCAATTCGTGATCAAGAATTTATCTATGAACTTATCGGGCGGACACGCTTACCGAATCAATGGGAAAAATGGTATCGGTAAAACGACCCTTTTAAAAATTATCAATCGTGATTTGCCGCTTCACAACGGTTCCATGGATTCAACGATATCAAGAGAAGAACATATTTACTTGTCAGACCAGAATATTTTGGATCCTGTTTTATCTGCGTACGAGCATTTGGATTTTTTGAAATCAGTTGGATATGTTGGTGCAGGGGCTGATGCAGAATTTGAAAAAATGGCCAAAGAAATGGCGGTTGATCAATATCTGCAGCAAACAAGCAAAAACCTTTCTTTGGGAACGAAGAGAAAGATCACCTTTCTATTATTGTATTTGCAAGCACCTAAATTTTTAATCTTAGATGAGTTCTTTTCAGGCATTGATGATTCAGGGATGCACATCATTTCTAAATATTTGAAACTATTTGTTTCATCTGGTCATTTACTAGTCTTTGTTGCCCACACCGATCCCAAGGGATTTTCTTTGGATTATGAAAATATTGATTTAGGCGAAAGGAATCGCATATGA
- a CDS encoding stage II sporulation protein M, protein MTFFSKQTSNFLIKKETVLLSLSLFCAGFVFVSLLLIAVFVYNHAETNVPIALKNQLSSLNFWAILAQNTGVAIALLSGSFFVKVPTVLLLLANGAGLGFVLTANMYTTGQWLYFIALISVHGIIELTALMIAGNIGFQKIDWSKKTEIKKLINTIILIIFLLIIAAAMETYVTPLFWR, encoded by the coding sequence ATGACATTTTTTTCTAAACAAACTTCTAATTTTTTGATCAAGAAAGAGACTGTTCTATTATCTCTTTCTTTGTTTTGTGCCGGTTTCGTGTTTGTGTCCCTATTGCTAATAGCAGTATTTGTCTATAATCACGCAGAGACTAATGTCCCTATAGCACTGAAAAATCAACTGAGTAGTTTAAATTTCTGGGCTATCCTGGCACAAAATACAGGTGTGGCTATTGCCTTATTAAGCGGCAGCTTTTTCGTGAAAGTACCGACCGTTCTGCTTTTGCTAGCTAATGGTGCCGGTTTAGGTTTCGTCTTGACTGCCAATATGTATACAACTGGTCAATGGCTATACTTTATTGCTTTAATTTCTGTTCACGGAATCATCGAACTGACTGCCTTGATGATTGCGGGCAATATTGGTTTCCAAAAAATAGATTGGTCGAAAAAAACAGAAATAAAAAAACTAATTAACACGATTATACTCATCATCTTCTTGTTAATTATTGCGGCAGCCATGGAAACTTATGTGACGCCCTTGTTTTGGAGATAA
- a CDS encoding helix-turn-helix domain-containing protein, protein MMNLRNAQSVGEVFQLLRKQRQVTVSNLAQDIISPSSVSKFEQGKSQLSFIVLSQLLTRLHISLDGFYHRISEDWTDGYESFLLKINTFYQNNDLLTLKKIAGEKLADFRSDQQFDDFIATATVCALIKSIEPHFKVDQQILSDLDCYFDTIQEWDFVEFSLFQNCMIILDSESIESILKEMLYLNLEVNSKNLDKMLAAFLNAVDVLYRRKAYQTAKTVLNQSKQIAPIRSDLATVFKQKFFENLLFLRPEQTKRENQQLVDSLRNVDANALASSYEAYMVKYAFRE, encoded by the coding sequence ATGATGAATCTAAGGAATGCTCAAAGCGTTGGTGAAGTTTTTCAGCTTCTGCGAAAACAAAGACAAGTTACGGTTTCCAACTTAGCTCAAGACATTATTTCGCCATCGTCAGTCAGTAAATTTGAGCAAGGCAAGAGTCAGCTGAGTTTTATCGTCTTGTCTCAATTGCTGACACGTCTGCATATCAGTTTAGATGGTTTTTATCATCGAATTAGCGAAGATTGGACGGATGGATACGAAAGTTTTCTGCTAAAGATCAATACTTTTTATCAGAATAACGATCTTTTGACATTGAAAAAAATTGCGGGAGAAAAACTAGCGGATTTTCGAAGCGATCAGCAATTTGATGATTTTATCGCGACAGCCACGGTATGTGCACTGATCAAGTCGATTGAACCGCATTTTAAAGTTGATCAGCAGATACTTTCAGACCTAGATTGTTATTTCGACACCATTCAGGAATGGGACTTTGTTGAATTTTCACTGTTTCAAAATTGCATGATTATTTTGGATAGTGAATCAATTGAATCTATTTTAAAAGAAATGTTGTATCTTAATTTAGAAGTTAATTCTAAAAATCTTGACAAAATGCTAGCTGCCTTTTTGAATGCTGTTGATGTTTTATACCGGCGAAAAGCTTATCAAACTGCAAAAACTGTCCTGAATCAAAGCAAACAGATAGCCCCAATTCGTTCTGATCTAGCGACTGTATTCAAGCAAAAATTTTTTGAAAACTTACTTTTTTTGCGTCCAGAACAGACTAAAAGAGAAAATCAGCAGTTAGTTGACTCGCTTCGAAATGTCGATGCAAATGCCTTGGCCTCTTCATATGAAGCTTATATGGTGAAGTACGCTTTTCGAGAATAG
- a CDS encoding VOC family protein: MALSDYFTGIQHVGIPSVDLDKTIAFYESLGFKQAGLFHNGANRCAFMSFGNLTIETWEGDPTARKAGAINHISLNTPDVDKAFAAAKQQGLRLVDKEIQSIPSFWEHGIRYFNILGPNEETIEFCQIL; this comes from the coding sequence ATGGCTTTAAGTGATTACTTTACTGGGATTCAGCATGTTGGTATCCCATCAGTTGATTTGGATAAGACGATTGCCTTCTATGAATCGCTCGGTTTCAAACAAGCAGGACTTTTTCACAATGGTGCCAATCGCTGTGCCTTTATGAGTTTTGGCAATTTAACGATCGAGACTTGGGAAGGCGATCCAACGGCAAGAAAAGCTGGCGCGATCAACCATATTTCCCTCAATACGCCTGATGTTGATAAAGCCTTTGCCGCCGCTAAGCAGCAAGGCCTGCGTTTAGTTGACAAAGAAATTCAGTCGATTCCATCATTTTGGGAACATGGTATTCGTTATTTCAATATCCTAGGTCCGAACGAAGAAACGATCGAATTTTGTCAGATTTTATGA
- a CDS encoding fructose permease, with the protein MPADTTSTESNVSQGKRTISMSTAIAYFVFSLLINSAGNVLTLVTSAKIHPSYLGAAYWTAASANFGTALHWNLFWAFIIVGIMTIILNAILIGHWSWKRAIGNMIFMVPFSALIQVFADFFNGKYPIFGGLPEARGPVMVVLYILLNFVGVALIAIAISIYQRVNLVLHPADDLMQVLRFKYFKGHAATAMWVSYIPPTILAVIALIMTHQFTNFGLGTIFAFLFQGGITGFADRTIFPRLHHQAVDVGKIE; encoded by the coding sequence ATGCCGGCAGATACGACCTCGACCGAAAGCAATGTATCGCAAGGCAAAAGAACGATTTCAATGTCAACGGCAATTGCCTACTTTGTTTTCTCTTTGCTGATCAATTCGGCAGGCAACGTTTTGACACTGGTTACGAGCGCTAAAATTCATCCATCTTATTTAGGAGCTGCCTATTGGACGGCTGCTTCAGCAAATTTTGGAACTGCGCTGCACTGGAATCTCTTTTGGGCTTTTATCATTGTTGGTATTATGACGATTATTTTAAATGCCATTTTGATTGGCCACTGGTCATGGAAAAGAGCGATCGGCAATATGATTTTCATGGTTCCTTTTTCTGCTTTGATCCAAGTTTTTGCCGATTTCTTTAATGGCAAGTATCCGATTTTCGGCGGTTTGCCAGAGGCTCGCGGACCAGTTATGGTTGTCCTATATATTTTGTTGAATTTCGTTGGTGTTGCCTTAATAGCGATCGCGATTTCTATTTATCAGCGAGTTAATTTGGTATTGCATCCAGCTGATGATTTAATGCAAGTATTGCGTTTTAAATATTTTAAAGGACACGCTGCCACTGCGATGTGGGTTTCTTATATTCCACCGACAATTTTAGCGGTTATCGCTTTGATTATGACTCATCAATTCACTAACTTTGGTTTAGGCACGATTTTTGCTTTCTTATTCCAAGGAGGTATTACGGGGTTTGCGGATCGGACGATTTTCCCACGCCTGCATCACCAAGCAGTGGATGTCGGCAAGATAGAATAG
- a CDS encoding zinc-dependent alcohol dehydrogenase family protein — MAKMDALVLTAVKHMEIQQIDKPEVKDNEVLIETKYAGICGTDHALYNGLPGSAAAVPPIVLGHENSGVVAEVGSKVTDFKIGDRVTVDPNIYCGHCVYCRTGRPELCDNLSAVGVTRNGGLEQYFTAPSTQVYQVPDNVSLKAAATTEPISCAVHGVQLLKLTPYQKALVIGDGFMGQLFVQLLSAYGVHQVDFAGISDEKLAFNKEKFGVTNTFNTTRDQIPSDYDVVIEAVGLPQTQEQAVNATVKGAQVLMFGVGKPNQEFKMNTYEVYQKQLTIQGSFINPNAFEDSLALLSSGKLDVLSLISHEPSLAQVPDYLDGTAKGVSKAVVKVGA, encoded by the coding sequence ATGGCTAAAATGGATGCATTGGTATTAACTGCTGTGAAACATATGGAAATTCAGCAAATTGATAAGCCTGAAGTGAAGGATAATGAGGTTTTGATCGAGACCAAGTACGCTGGTATCTGCGGCACTGACCACGCACTTTACAATGGCCTGCCTGGATCAGCCGCTGCTGTCCCACCAATTGTTTTGGGGCATGAAAATTCCGGCGTCGTTGCCGAAGTTGGTTCTAAAGTAACTGATTTTAAGATTGGCGATCGTGTCACGGTCGATCCTAATATTTACTGTGGACACTGTGTTTACTGTCGCACTGGCCGTCCAGAACTCTGCGATAATTTATCAGCAGTTGGTGTGACGCGTAATGGTGGTTTGGAACAATATTTCACAGCCCCATCAACGCAGGTTTATCAGGTTCCTGACAATGTCTCACTGAAGGCTGCTGCGACGACTGAACCGATCTCTTGTGCAGTGCATGGTGTTCAGCTGTTAAAACTAACGCCCTATCAAAAGGCTTTGGTTATTGGTGATGGTTTCATGGGCCAATTGTTTGTGCAATTACTCAGTGCTTACGGTGTTCACCAAGTTGATTTTGCGGGCATTTCAGATGAAAAACTTGCCTTCAATAAAGAAAAGTTTGGCGTTACGAATACCTTCAATACTACTCGTGACCAAATTCCAAGTGATTATGATGTTGTGATCGAGGCCGTTGGGCTGCCACAGACACAAGAACAAGCTGTTAATGCGACTGTGAAAGGTGCTCAGGTTTTGATGTTTGGTGTCGGCAAACCGAATCAGGAATTCAAGATGAACACCTATGAGGTTTATCAGAAACAATTGACGATTCAAGGTTCCTTTATTAATCCAAACGCATTCGAAGATTCATTGGCTTTGTTATCAAGCGGCAAGTTAGATGTTTTGTCACTGATCAGTCATGAGCCGTCATTGGCACAAGTACCTGATTATTTAGATGGCACAGCCAAAGGCGTTAGCAAGGCTGTTGTCAAAGTAGGAGCGTGA
- the scrK gene encoding fructokinase ScrK has translation MLLGSIEAGGTKFVCAVGNEDYRTKDITQFSTTTPEETLARCVAYFKKFDDIKAIGISSFGPIELRKNSPKYGFITNTPKPGWADVDFVGRIKKDFNIPIYWTTDVNGSAYGEFVISTLFNEHINSLVYYTIGTGVGAGAIVNGQFIGDLGHPEMGHVRLKRHPDDLDFPGICPFHGDCLEGLVSGPTFEARTGKKGQDVPLTDHVWDIMAFYVAQAAIQVTLTLRPAKIVFGGGVVSEEFLKKVRTQFKELLNDYVPVRKLEDYIVMPAIKENGSATLGDFALALLEYRK, from the coding sequence GTGCTATTAGGAAGTATTGAAGCCGGCGGAACGAAATTTGTTTGTGCTGTCGGTAATGAAGATTATCGAACGAAAGATATTACCCAGTTTTCAACCACGACACCAGAAGAAACTTTAGCGCGCTGCGTGGCTTATTTTAAAAAGTTCGATGATATCAAAGCAATCGGTATCTCTTCTTTTGGGCCGATCGAATTAAGAAAAAATTCTCCAAAATATGGTTTTATTACAAATACGCCAAAACCAGGCTGGGCTGATGTGGATTTTGTTGGCCGGATCAAAAAAGATTTTAATATTCCGATTTATTGGACAACAGATGTTAACGGTTCGGCCTATGGCGAGTTTGTCATTTCGACGCTGTTCAATGAGCATATCAATTCGCTGGTTTACTATACGATCGGGACTGGTGTTGGCGCCGGTGCGATCGTTAACGGCCAGTTTATTGGTGATCTCGGTCATCCTGAAATGGGACATGTGCGTTTGAAACGGCATCCAGATGATTTGGATTTCCCTGGTATTTGCCCATTTCATGGCGATTGTTTAGAAGGTTTAGTGTCAGGACCAACTTTTGAAGCTCGAACTGGCAAAAAAGGACAAGATGTTCCTTTGACTGATCATGTTTGGGACATTATGGCTTTTTATGTCGCCCAAGCGGCAATTCAAGTCACTTTGACTCTGCGGCCAGCCAAAATTGTGTTCGGCGGCGGCGTGGTCAGTGAAGAATTTTTGAAAAAAGTACGTACTCAATTTAAAGAATTGCTGAATGATTATGTTCCGGTACGCAAGTTGGAAGATTATATTGTGATGCCGGCTATTAAGGAGAACGGTTCAGCAACGCTCGGTGATTTTGCACTGGCTTTGTTGGAATATCGCAAATAA